One part of the Anopheles coustani chromosome 2, idAnoCousDA_361_x.2, whole genome shotgun sequence genome encodes these proteins:
- the LOC131263005 gene encoding inositol-trisphosphate 3-kinase homolog isoform X2, whose product MNIEAGRTTAAEYLVDQGVPNSNADKSLLRFFAINALELSAPASPVLLECNAPAVPSGWLQLSGHPKSIAPMANGIVRKRISGPNDTELLAYRQLMVDSHAVKVVPKFLGVHQLAADHFIELHNLLHGFVEPNVMDIKMGFRTFTESEVSNTALREDLYRKMIAVDPNAPTEDEHRQQAITKLRYMQFRENMSSTQERGFRIEALKMRGCTPVTDLKTIKTTQQIQRTIGDFVNGKKSVAKDITKRLRQMRTLIEKSEFFAHHQVIGSSVFIVYDDHQVGVWLIDFAKALPLPKGTRVTHRARWQMGNSEEGLLYGFDELIRTMEAVQQGVHGRQSSRTNGV is encoded by the exons AATGCCCTCGAGCTCAGCGCACCCGCCAGCCCAGTCCTACTAGAATGTAACGCACCGGCAGTCCCATCCGGTTGGTTACAACTTTCCGGCCATCCGAAGAG CATTGCGCCGATGGCCAACGGGATCGTACGCAAGCGAATCTCCGGCCCGAACGACACCGAACTGCTAGCCTACCGCCAGCTGATGGTGGACTCGCACGCCGTCAAGGTGGTACCGAAGTTCCTCGGAGTGCACCAGCTCGCTGCGGACCACTTCATCGAGCTGCACAATCTGCTGCACGGCTTCGTCGAACCGAACGTGATGGACATCAAGATGGGTTTCCGCACGTTCACCGAGAGCGAGGTGAGCAACACGGCGCTCCGGGAGGACCTCTACCGGAAGATGATCGCCGTCGATCCGAACGCCCCGACGGAGGACGAACACCGGCAGCAGGCGATCACCAAGCTGCGCTACATGCAGTTCCGCGAGAACATGTCCTCGACGCAGGAGCGCGGGTTCCGCATCGAGGCCCTAAAGATGCGCGGCTGCACACCGGTGACGGACCTGAAGACGATCAAGACCACCCAGCAGATCCAGCGCACCATTGGCGACTTTGTGAACGGGAAGAAAAGTGTGGCCAAGGACATTACCAAGCGGCTGCGCCAGATGCGCACGTTGATCGAAAAGTCAGAGTTCTTTGCCCACCACCAGGTGATCGGTAGCAGTGTGTTCATCGTGTACGACGATCATCAGGTCGGCGTGTGGTTGATCGACTTTGCCAAGGCGCTCCCGCTACCGAAGGGCACTCGGGTGACGCACCGGGCGCGCTGGCAGATGGGCAACAGCGAGGAAGGACTGTTGTACGGGTTCGACGAGCTGATTCGTACGATGGAGGCCGTCCAGCAGGGGGTACATGGGCGCCAGTCGTCCCGAACCAATGGCGTTTAA
- the LOC131263006 gene encoding alpha-ketoglutarate-dependent dioxygenase alkB homolog 4, whose product MDHPRPCGCKGRRTCLSCEAEFGIERSDFYRTFQKCQAFVYCPRCDKIYPGWDVEKILAEHSDTPAHGGESGEDYPGVYIDLEFLSSEEEMKLLRGLDELPWDVSQSGRRKQNFGPKTNFKKSRLRAGQFTGFPRLSEFVQRRFETVPLLATFQTIEQCSLEYVPERGASIDPHIDDCWIWGERIVTVNLLSDSVLTMSPYHGAEARTKYNLHFLDQYRSHLIGQLVDEKTLATYEERIVRIPMPRRSLLVLYGPPRYQWEHAVLREDIKERRVCVAYREFTPMYLQGGSEYSQSEEIFTRAKQFWDHRTVCAES is encoded by the exons ATGGACCACCCTCGGCCGTGCGGTTGTAAAGGACGCAGAACATGCCTAAGCTGCGAGGCTGAGTTCGGTATCGAACGAAGTGATTTCTACAGAACATTTCAG AAATGTCAAGCGTTCGTGTACTGTCCTCGTTGTGACAAGATATATCCCGGTTGGGATGTAGAAAAGATACTGGCCGAACATTCGGACACTCCAGCACACGGTGGAGAAAGCGGTGAAGATTACCCCGGAGTGTATATCGATCTTGAATTCCTTTCGAGCGAAGAAGAAATGAAGCTGCTACGTGGTTTGGATGAGTTGCCTTGGGACGTTTCGCAGAGTGGCCGGCGGAAGCAGAACTTTGGACCGAAAACGAACTTCAAAAAGTCTCGCCTCCGTGCGGGACAATTCACCGGGTTTCCGCGCCTCAGCGAGTTTGTGCAGCGCCGTTTCGAGACGGTACCCCTGCTAGCCACTTTCCAAACCATCGAGCAGTGTTCACTCGAGTATGTCCCCGAGAGGGGCGCCTCGATTGATCCGCACATTGACGACTGCTGGATCTGGGGCGAACGGATCGTGACGGTCAATCTGCTGAGCGATTCCGTACTAACGATGTCACCGTATCACGGAGCGGAAGCGAGAACGAAGTACAACCTACACTTTTTGGACCAATATCGATCCCATCTGATCGGCCAGCTGGTGGATGAAAAGACCTTGGCCACTTACGAAGAGCGAATcgttcgaattccaatgccgcG GCGCTCTTTGTTAGTGCTTTACGGTCCCCCGCGATATCAGTGGGAACACGCGGTCCTGCGGGAAGACATCAAAGAGCGTCGCGTGTGCGTCGCTTACCGCGAGTTCACCCCCATGTATCTGCAGGGTGGAAGCGAATATAGTCAAAGTGAAGAGATTTTCACACGTGCAAAACAGTTCTGGGACCATCGGACTGTTTGCGCGGAAAGCTAG
- the LOC131264126 gene encoding DNA-(apurinic or apyrimidinic site) endonuclease has product MEDAPKKRGRQAAKAKETKTALPESEAGPVAVELSKGKGKRKAVSETPLAKTKKEAGTKKAKVDEPLPEETNEEVDTAAQANSEAPVAKKSRSKKDDAVKAAVVPKETKAPRKKAASKPEQAAPVDHDQQKNGSSVKEDQPPATKRNRGKPSYKGEESDEPEYIPKQTKGRGKAKDAKDDDDNASEKKPATKRAARTKEATDESSAPAKPTVRGRKKALIAEASVEDSAETFVTKRKMTSETEKAATSTASAKPAARGRKKALVAETTANVDDEREEKAATIVSSSNGVTQRKRSKDKTNGQEEDSVEVKVAPKGKKAKEAGPTMNKCATNFESLNFEPEVKDKEWNFKISSWNVAGLRAWVTKGGLEFLQHERPDILCVQETKCTEDQLPDEARQIPGYHPYWLCPKGGGAGVAIYSKKMPFHVSYGLGDGEHDQDGRLLTAEYEKFYLVCVYVPNAGRKLVTLPKRMRWDEKFQEYLAELNNKKPVILCGDMNVAHEEIDLANPKANRRNAGFTQEERDGMTKLLSLGFVDTFRRLYPDRERAYTFWTYMASARAKDIGWRLDYFILSERLVGKVVDNVIRSKVYGSDHCPITLFLNI; this is encoded by the exons ATGGAAGATGCACCAAAGAAGCGCGGCCGGCAAGCAGCCAAAGCGAAGGAAACGAAGACAGCGCTGCCCGAATCGGAAGCGGGACCGGTCGCTGTAGAACTATCGAAAGGAAAAGGTAAACGCAAAGCTGTTTCGGAAACACCGcttgcgaaaacaaaaaaagaagccgGTACCAAGAAGGCAAAAGTAGATGAGCCACTGCCGGAGGAAACAAATGAAGAGGTGGATACGGCAGCACAGGCCAACTCGGAGGCTCCGGTGGCCAAAAAGAGTCGCTCGAAAAAAGATGATGCAGTAAAAGCTGCCGTAGTGCCGAAAGAAACCAAAGCCCCACGCAAAAAGGCTGCTTCGAAGCCAGAACAAGCAGCTCCGGTCGATCATGATCAGCAGAAAAACGGATCGTCGGTAAAAGAAGACCAGCCACCAGCAACCAAACGGAACCGAGGTAAGCCTTCCTACAAAGGCGAAGAATCGGATGAACCGGAGTACATCccgaagcaaacgaaaggacgaGGTAAAGCTAAAG ATGCAAAGGATGATGACGATAATGCATCAGAAAAAAAGCCTGCAACTAAGCGAGCAGCCAGAACGAAGGAGGCCACGGACGAATCATCGGCTCCGGCCAAGCCTACTGTTCGAGGTAGAAAGAAAGCCTTGATAGCGGAGGCGTCTGTTGAGG ATTCTGCAGAGACATTCGTTACGAAACGCAAGATGACATCCGAAACGGAGAAGGCCGCTACCTCTACGGCATCAGCAAAGCCTGCTGCTCGAGGAAGAAAGAAGGCGTTGGTTGCGGAAACGACTGCCAACG TTGACGATGAACGTGAAGAAAAAGCTGCGACAATAGTCTCGTCAAGCAATGGAG TTACCCAGCGAAAACGGTCcaaagataaaacaaacggCCAGGAGGAAGACTCGGTCGAAGTAAAAGTGGCTCCAAAGGGGAAGAAGGCTAAGGAGGCTGGCCCAACTATGAATAAATGTGCCACCAACTTTGAAAGCTTAAATTTCGAACCGGAAGTGAAGGACAAAGAGTGGAACTTTAAGATCTCTAGCTGGAATGTGGCGGGCCTACGCGCCTGGGTTACCAAGGGCGGTTTGGAGTTCCTACAGCATGAGCGACCGGACATTCTTTGCGTGCAGGAGACAAAGTGCACCGAGGATCAGCTACCGGACGAGGCACGCCAAATCCCAGGATACCATCCATACTGGTTGTGCCCGAAAGGTGGGGGCGCCGGTGTAGCTATTTACTCGAAGAAGATGCCATTCCATGTGTCCTACGGTTTAGGAGACGGAGAACACGACCAAGACGGGCGACTACTGACTGCCGAGTACGAAAAATTTTAcctcgtgtgtgtgtacgtaccGAATGCGGGCAGAAAGCTTGTCACCCTGCCGAAGCGAATGCGCTGGGATGAAAAGTTTCAAGAGTATCTGGCGGAGCTAAACAACAAAAAGCCGGTTATATTGTGCGGTGACATGAATGTGGCTCACGAGGAGATCGATCTGGCCAATCCGAAAGCCAACCGGAGGAACGCTGGATTTACGCAGGAGGAACGTGACGGCATGACTAAGCTGCTCTCTCTCGGGTTTGTGGACACATTCCGCCGACTCTATCCCGACCGTGAACGAGCGTACACTTTCTGGACATACATGGCCTCAGCACGTGCGAAGGACATCGGCTGGAGAttagattattttattttgtccgAGCGGCTGGTAGGCAAGGTGGTGGATAATGTGATTCGATCAAAAGTGTATGGAAGCGATCACTGTCCTATAACgctgtttttaaacatttaa
- the LOC131265396 gene encoding transmembrane protein 53-A, whose amino-acid sequence MSAAYGTRMEPDYPLDDTLEYFIKFPSPNFRSDTQTAESDYVFVCNETNVPIVLLLGWAGCQDKYLMKYSKIYEDRGLITIRYTAPVENLFWKRAGMHQIGEKILKLIYDMNFDSHPLIFHVFSNGGAFLYQHIALALRRSKSPINICGMIFDSAPGDRRIVGLYRAIKAIYGKERRCNMLLSAVMAVAAIILWTMEDAFNYLLNFISPRGYEVQTNPSHNLKYESNEWPQLFLYSKDDLLIPYSDIEKFANYRRRNGVDVRMVCFDRSEHVKHYIRHPQQYVYTVCKFINDCLSHYYSKFHN is encoded by the exons ATGTCCGCTGCTTACGGGACGCGAATGGAACCGGACTATCCGCTGGACGATACACTCGAATACTTCATCAAGTTCCCCTCGCCGAACTTCCGGAGCGATACGCAAACGGCCGAAAGCGATTACGTGTTCGTGTGCAACGAAACGAATGTTCCCATCGTGCTGCTCCTTGGCTGGGCCGGGTGTCAGGACAAGTACCTCATGAAGTATTCCAAGATCTACGAGGATCGTGG TCTCATTACGATTCGCTACACGGcaccggtggaaaatttattctGGAAGCGCGCCGGCATGCATCAGATTGGGGAGAAAATTTTGAAGCTAATCTACGACATGAACTTCGACAGTCATCCACTGATATTTCATGTGTTCTCCAACGGTGGCGCATTCTTGTATCAGCACATTGCACTTGCATTGAGACGGTCGAAGTCACCGATTAACATATGCGGCATGATCTTCGATTCCGCTCCCGGCGATCGTCGAATAGTGGGTCTGTACCGAGCCATTAAAGCCATCTACGGGAAGGAGCGGCGTTGTAACATGCTGCTATCTGCTGTAATGGCTGTTGCGGCCATAATTTTGTGGACAATGGAG gACGCGTTCAattatttgttgaattttatcaGCCCACGAGGCTACGAAGTACAAACGAATCCATCGCACAATCTGAAGTACGAAAGCAACGAATGGCCCCAGCTATTCCTCTACTCGAAAGATGATCTTCTGATACCCTACTCG GATATAGAAAAGTTTGCCAACTACCGGCGACGCAACGGCGTGGATGTGCGTATGGTTTGTTTCGATCGGTCGGAGCACGTGAAACACTACATCAGGCATCCGCAACAGTACGTCTACACTGTTTGCAAGTTCATCAACGACTGTTTATCGCATTACTACAGCAAATTCCACAACTGA
- the LOC131263540 gene encoding uncharacterized protein LOC131263540, which translates to MRKYVLDLSEIYSDHRSKAYLGHRPTWTSIHSLIQTVKEIFGIRSHVHVCSAEHIFYPDSESVEILQDGETLRILPEATPIKTKQISDWEDDTRRLNETDNPQESTFEDIESVLCLLPKRKRRRVRKRKVKKVSQDEPHTTASEATIEKRNRNDEKTNGNLSDSERKEQVVKARKLSSSEMDERPYRNLNRRLKARVVRAASLSTLSTPPPDEVFVSPPSEQNGCALDETLRRAHPESSTVFYKKARVVRAISLQNTVEVKRELIEAIGNGHLSTSLDTAQQGKITAPQTESDKHNDDREVSPSNDMETYSTIVSDV; encoded by the exons ATGCGAAAATATGTGTTAGATTTAAGTGAAATATATTCGGATCACCGCAGCAAAGCATATCTCGGTCACCGGCCGACATGGACCTCAATTCATAGCTTGATACAAACCGTGAAGGAAATTTTCGGTATCCGCTCGCACGTGCACGTCTGTAGTGCAGAGCACATTTTCTATCCAGACTCGGAGAGTGTCGAAATTCTTCAGGACGGCGAAACATTGAG AATACTACCAGAAGCAACtcccatcaaaacaaaacaaatctctGACTGGGAGGACGATACTAGGCGATTGAATGAAACAGATAACCCGCAAGAAAGCACATTTGAAGACATTGAATCGGTGCTGTGCCTCCTACCCAAGCGAAAGCGACGACGCGTACGAAAGCGGAAAGTGAAGAAAGTTTCCCAAGACGAACCGCATACCACCGCATCAGAAGCGACCATAGAGAAACGAAacagaaacgacgaaaaaacaaacggtaaTTTATCAGATTCCGAACGAAAGGAACAGGTGGTGAAGGCGAGAAAACTCAGCTCTTCCGAAATGGATGAACGTCCCTACCGCAACCTCAACCGTCGATTGAAGGCGAGGGTCGTGCGGGCAGCGTCTCTATCAACGCTAAGTACTCCCCCACCGGATGAAGTGTTCGTTTCTCCACCGTCCGAACAGAACGGTTGCGCACTCGATGAAACCCTTCGTAGAGCCCACCCCGAAAGCTCCACTGTGTTTTACAAGAAAGCGAGGGTGGTACGCGCCATTTCTTTGCAGAATACAGTGGAAGTAAAGCGCGAGCTAATTGAAGCAATCGGTAATGGACATCTTTCAACATCGTTGGATACAGCACAGCAGGGTAAGATAACAGCACCACAAACGGAAAGTGACAAACATAACGATGACCGGGAAGTATCTCCTTCGAACGATATGGAAACATATTCCACCATAGTGTCGGACGTTTGA
- the LOC131263913 gene encoding small ribosomal subunit protein uS14m isoform X2 translates to MNLNDSLLRRFAVNGQNLAGYGFQQVRNKWADWRMIKDHKRRQCVVQHAEDRLRVNSLRKNTILPIELREIASKEIDAFPRDSSLVRVRERCAVTSRPRGIVHRWRVSRIVWRHMADYNKLSGVQRAMW, encoded by the exons atgaatctgaatgattctttgcttCG GCGTTTTGCTGTAAATGGCCAAAATTTGGCCGGTTATGGG TTTCAGCAGGTGCGTAACAAATGGGCCGACTGGCGTATGATCAAGGACCACAAGCGGCGACAGTGCGTCGTCCAGCATGCGGAGGACCGGTTGCGGGTAAATTCGCTAAGGAAAAACACGATACTTCCGATTGAGCTGCGGGAAATCGCCAGCAAAGAAATCGATGCCTTCCCACGTGATTCATCGCTAGTGCGGGTGCGGGAACGGTGCGCAGTAACCTCGCGTCCGCGGGGTATCGTTCATCGGTGGCGAGTGAGCCGTATCGTCTGGCGGCACATGGCGGATTATAACAAATTGTCCGGTGTTCAACGTGCGATGTGGTAG
- the LOC131263913 gene encoding small ribosomal subunit protein uS14m isoform X1: protein MLVPALFTRFAVNGQNLAGYGFQQVRNKWADWRMIKDHKRRQCVVQHAEDRLRVNSLRKNTILPIELREIASKEIDAFPRDSSLVRVRERCAVTSRPRGIVHRWRVSRIVWRHMADYNKLSGVQRAMW from the exons ATGTTAGTACCGGCCCTTTTTACGCGTTTTGCTGTAAATGGCCAAAATTTGGCCGGTTATGGG TTTCAGCAGGTGCGTAACAAATGGGCCGACTGGCGTATGATCAAGGACCACAAGCGGCGACAGTGCGTCGTCCAGCATGCGGAGGACCGGTTGCGGGTAAATTCGCTAAGGAAAAACACGATACTTCCGATTGAGCTGCGGGAAATCGCCAGCAAAGAAATCGATGCCTTCCCACGTGATTCATCGCTAGTGCGGGTGCGGGAACGGTGCGCAGTAACCTCGCGTCCGCGGGGTATCGTTCATCGGTGGCGAGTGAGCCGTATCGTCTGGCGGCACATGGCGGATTATAACAAATTGTCCGGTGTTCAACGTGCGATGTGGTAG
- the LOC131261890 gene encoding thioredoxin-2, with protein sequence MVYIVKDSTDFNNKLESAGDLLVVVDFFAVWCGPCKAIAPKLEEFQNKYADKIVVVKVDVDECEDLAAQYNISSMPTFLFIKNKQVVTQFSGANADKLENHITQNM encoded by the exons ATGGTGTACATTGTGAAGGATTCT ACGGACTTCAACAACAAGCTGGAGTCGGCCGGCGATCTGCTGGTAGTGGTGGACTTCTTTGCCGTCTGGTGCGGACCATGCAAGGCGATCGCGCCGAAGCTGGAGGAATTCCAGAACAAGTACGCCGACAAGATTGTCGTCGTGAAGGTGGACGTGGACGAGTGCGAGGACCTAGCGGCACAGTACAACATCTCCAGCATGCCCACCTTCCTGTTCATCAAGAACAAGCAGGTCGTGACGCAGTTCTCCGGCGCAAACGCCGACAAGCTGGAAAACCACATTACGCAGAACATGTAA